A part of Aegilops tauschii subsp. strangulata cultivar AL8/78 chromosome 2, Aet v6.0, whole genome shotgun sequence genomic DNA contains:
- the LOC141040970 gene encoding uncharacterized protein has product MFDIYGVENLIATSSDHYPVPASLDNSSRQNQAPPVQQGFRFEAMWLRADDYKDTVEQAWSDVRTLSPIPASATVHCLINEEQGVWEEESVRAFFLGGVADDILQIPINRNGGNDFARWPFTKYRVYSVKSAYNMARTCSFLNERSKSGLGQCSSWPREEKLWKSLWCVKVPNKMKIVLWRVAHDCFPSGDQLRRRQIPTRTDCCFCGRTESVEHALLFCPHARAVWDVLKASFNIRLRRSFISPKQWLFDFLSSCSDQEATTITVSIWHIWEARNAARNEPMPPPPRRTAARAKAYIDLILQHLYKSVLASRRETWYTNRQWSPPPQGTVVAFSDAAVSVEQHKSGIGVVVLNHEGLCVAACSDLLRGALSPEVAEALALRRAVRLACDEGFDNVTFT; this is encoded by the exons ATGTTTGATATTTATGGGGTTGAGAATCTTATTGCCACCTCTTCGGATCATTACCCCGTGCCCGCGTCGCTGGATAACAGCTCTCGTCAGAATCAGGCACCCCCTGTTCAGCAGGGCTTCAGATTTGAGGCCATGTGGCTGCGGGCTGATGACTACAAGGATACTGTTGAACAGGCTTGGTCAGATGTACGG ACTCTTTCGCCTATACCAGCTTCTGCTACTGTTCACTGCCTTATCAATGAGGAGCAAGGGGTGTGGGAGGAGGAGTCTGTACGAGCCTTTTTTCTGGGAGGAGTGGCGGACGACATTCTGCAAATACCAATCAACAGAAACGGCGGAAATGATTTTGCTCGCTGGCCGTTTACCAAGTATAGAGTTTATTCTGTCAAGTCTGCGTATAATATGGCGAGGACCTGTAGTTTTCTGAATGAGAGGAGCAAATCTGGTTTGGGTCAATGCTCTAGCTGGCCCCGGGAGGAGAAATTATGGAAATCTTTATGGTGTGTCAAGGTCCCCAACAAGATGAAGATTGTTCTCTGGCGTGTAGCTCATGACTGCTTTCCCTCTGGTGACCAACTTCGACGACGTCAGATTCCTACGCGGACAGACTGCTGTTTTTGTGGTCGGACCGAGAGTGTGGAACATGCTCTGCTATTCTGCCCACATGCTCGTGCTGTATGGGATGTGCTTAAGGCATCGTTCAACATCAGGCTACGGCGGTCCTTCATATCTCCGAAGCAGTGGCTGTTCGACTTCCTTTCTAGTTGTTCTGATCAGGAAGCAACGACCATCACTGTCTCCATATGGCATATCTGGGAGGCGCGGAACGCGGCGAGGAACGAGCCGATGCCGCCTCCGCCGAGGCGCACTGCTGCCAGGGCCAAGGCTTACATTGACCTGATCCTCCAACACCTCTACAAGTCTGTACTTGCTTCTAGGCGTGAGACCTGGTATACTAATCGTCAATGGTCTCCACCGCCGCAAGGTACAGTGGTGGCGTTCTCCGATGCGGCtgtgtcggtggagcaacataaATCCGGAATAGGGGTGGTGGTGCTCAACCATGAGGGCTTGTGTGTAGCTGCCTGTTCTGATCTGTTGAGGGGTGCATTGTCTCCAGAAGTAGCTGAGGCTTTAGCACTTCGTCGAGCGGTTCGTCTTGCATGTGATGAGGGTTTTGATAATGTTACCTTCACTTGA
- the LOC109780871 gene encoding ferredoxin--NADP reductase, embryo isozyme, chloroplastic: MASALGAQVAAVAPIGSDGRHYRSCSSLKGNNSCNKSWTGKLAWENKTLQPRHTKKVFCMYVQQASKSKCKVAIKPLELENTKEPPLNLYKPKGPYTASIVSVERIVGPKAPGETCHIVIDHGGNVPYWEGQSYGVIPPGENPKKPGAPNTVRLYSIASTRYGDSFDGRTASLCVRRAVYYDPETGKEDPSKKGICSNFLCDSKPGDKIQITGPSGKIMLLPEDDPNATHIMIGTGTGVAPFRGYLRRMFMEDVSSFKFGGLAWLFLGVANTDSLLYDEEFTNYLQQYPENFRYDKALSREQKNKSGGKMYVQDKIEEYSDEIFKLLDDGAHIYFCGLKGMMPGIQDTLKRVAEQRGESWHQKLSQLKKNKQWHVEVY, encoded by the exons ATGGCTTCCGCCCTTGGAGCCCAG GTGGCTGCCGTGGCGCCGATTGGTTCGGATGGTCGCCACTACAGGAGTTGTTCTTCGCTCAAG GGTAATAACTCCTGTAATAAGTCATGGACTGGAAAATTAGCATGGGAAAACAAGACCCTGCAACCAAGACATACGAAGAAGGTCTTTTGCATGTACGTGCAACAAGCAAGCAAAAGTAAATGTAAAGTTGCTATTAAACCTCTGGAACTGGAGAATACAAAGGAGCCACCCCTCAACTTATACAAACCAAAGGGACCCTACACGGCCTCAATTGTCTCCGTTGAGAGAATTGTAGGTCCTAAAGCTCCTGGTGAAACATGTCACATTGTCATTGACCATGGTGGTAATGTCCCATACTGGGAAGGACAAAGTTATGGTGTCATTCCTCCA GGAGAGAACCCAAAGAAACCTGGGGCCCCGAATACCGTCCGACTCTATTCTATTGCGTCTACTAGGTATGGTGATTCTTTTGATGGAAGGACTGCTAGTCTTTGTGTGCGCCGTGCTGTTTATTATGATCCTGAAACTGGAAAAGAAGATCCTTCAAAGAAGGGTATCTGCAGTAACTTCTTGTGTGACTCAAAACCGGGTGACAAAATTCAGATCACAG GCCCCTCGGGCAAAATAATGCTTCTGCCTGAGGATGACCCAAACGCAACTCATATCATGATTGGAACTGGCACGGGTGTTGCTCCTTTCCGTGGCTACCTACGTCGTATGTTCATGGAAGATGTTTCATCTTTCAAGTTTGGTGGTCTGGCTTGGCTCTTCCTTGGTGTCGCCAACACTGACAGCCTGCTCTATGACGAAGAGTTCACAAACTACCTTCAGCAGTATCCAGAAAATTTCAG GTATGACAAAGCACTAAGCCGGGAGCAGAAAAACAAGAGTGGTGGCAAGATGTATGTGCAGGACAAGATCGAGGAGTACAGTGATGAGATCTTCAAGCTTTTggatgatggtgcacacatctACTTCTGTGGTTTGAAGGGGATGATGCCAGGGATTCAGGACACACTCAAGAGAGTAGCTGAGCAAAGAGGTGAGAGTTGGCATCAGAAGCTGTCACAGCTGAAAAAGAACAAGCAATGGCACGTCGAAGTTTACTAG